In one Planktothrix tepida PCC 9214 genomic region, the following are encoded:
- a CDS encoding ArnT family glycosyltransferase: MKLSSDREIKTLFSNQIKTRWFPFLLAILGLGLISGLAFFQNLGNLGLLDETEPLFAEAARQMLVTGDWITPYFNEETRFDKPPLIYWLMAITYQIVGVNEWGVRLPSAVSAFILIGLGFYTLSYYVEKTQFYTVKRQEIQGLISPVYKPRFMTVLLHPLPWMGAILMAFNPEIVAWARIGVSDMLLTGCMGSALLAFFLGYATDEAKISELEFQEDSSVGFKNLTLPQNRANYWYLAFYILVALAVLTKGPVGIVLPVLIIGSFLIYIGKGYEVLQEMRPLQGSLIFVVMTLPWYILVTLINGKSYINSFFGYHNFERFTSVVNHHAAPWYFYFIVVLIGFAPFSVYLPIAIASTKFWKRRAWKRQSRIQQLPLFSVFWFAGIFIFFTIAVTKLPSYILPLIPASALLISLFWHNLIKNNHLVNPNVSLAGAIPKAFSLSIIFNILLVFSASVVSYFSKNLLGYDADMPNFRTDLQTSGLLNRSALIWGITTLGIIISWWKRRISGLFIVNILGFIVFFIWAATPTHSLLDHHRQEPLRHLAQTVVQERKLGEELMMVGFKKPSLVFYTQHPVQYASEPTDAINYINSPEVQNSSPKTILILGHPRELTNIGLKPNQYKILDQAGSYQLIRANIRF, encoded by the coding sequence ATGAAACTAAGTTCAGATCGAGAGATTAAAACCCTTTTTTCAAATCAAATTAAAACCCGTTGGTTTCCATTTCTCCTGGCGATTTTGGGGTTGGGTTTAATCAGTGGGTTGGCTTTTTTTCAGAATTTAGGAAATCTGGGTTTATTGGATGAAACCGAACCTTTATTTGCAGAAGCTGCCCGTCAAATGTTAGTTACAGGGGATTGGATTACCCCGTATTTTAATGAAGAAACTCGTTTCGATAAACCGCCTTTAATTTATTGGTTAATGGCAATTACTTATCAAATAGTTGGGGTCAATGAATGGGGGGTTCGTCTCCCTTCAGCAGTTTCGGCTTTTATTCTAATTGGTTTGGGATTTTATACATTAAGTTATTATGTTGAGAAAACGCAATTTTATACCGTTAAAAGACAGGAAATACAAGGCTTAATTTCTCCCGTTTACAAACCTCGTTTCATGACAGTTCTTTTGCACCCTTTACCTTGGATGGGGGCTATATTGATGGCTTTTAATCCTGAAATTGTGGCTTGGGCAAGAATTGGGGTTTCGGATATGTTATTAACAGGTTGTATGGGGTCAGCTTTATTGGCTTTTTTTCTAGGATATGCAACTGATGAAGCGAAAATATCTGAGTTAGAATTTCAAGAAGATTCTTCTGTAGGATTTAAAAATTTAACTCTACCCCAAAATCGAGCAAATTATTGGTATTTAGCTTTTTATATTTTAGTCGCCTTAGCGGTTTTAACAAAAGGCCCTGTGGGAATTGTTTTACCTGTTTTAATTATTGGTTCATTTTTAATTTATATTGGAAAAGGATACGAAGTTTTACAAGAAATGCGTCCTTTGCAAGGAAGCTTAATTTTTGTTGTGATGACTCTACCTTGGTATATTTTAGTAACTTTGATTAATGGTAAAAGCTATATTAATTCGTTTTTTGGTTATCACAATTTTGAGCGATTTACTAGCGTCGTTAATCACCATGCGGCTCCTTGGTATTTCTATTTTATTGTAGTTTTAATAGGGTTTGCTCCATTTTCTGTCTATTTACCCATTGCGATCGCTTCAACAAAATTTTGGAAACGCCGAGCTTGGAAACGTCAATCTCGAATTCAACAATTGCCATTATTTTCTGTTTTTTGGTTTGCTGGAATTTTTATATTTTTTACTATAGCTGTTACCAAGCTCCCCAGTTATATTTTACCTCTGATACCTGCTTCAGCTTTATTAATTTCTCTATTTTGGCACAATTTAATAAAAAACAATCATCTCGTTAATCCTAATGTTAGTTTGGCTGGTGCTATTCCTAAAGCGTTTTCTCTATCTATCATTTTCAATATTCTCTTGGTTTTTAGTGCTTCAGTTGTTAGTTATTTTAGTAAAAACTTGCTTGGATATGATGCAGATATGCCCAATTTTAGGACGGATTTACAAACCTCTGGACTCCTAAATCGATCTGCTTTAATCTGGGGAATAACCACATTAGGAATAATAATAAGTTGGTGGAAACGGCGAATTTCAGGACTTTTTATTGTTAATATCCTAGGATTTATCGTCTTTTTTATCTGGGCAGCAACTCCTACCCATAGTTTACTTGATCACCATCGTCAAGAACCTTTAAGACATCTCGCCCAAACCGTTGTACAAGAGCGAAAATTAGGAGAAGAATTAATGATGGTTGGCTTTAAAAAACCCAGTTTAGTTTTTTATACTCAACATCCAGTTCAATACGCTTCTGAACCGACTGATGCGATTAACTATATTAACAGCCCAGAGGTTCAAAATTCTTCCCCTAAAACTATTTTAATTCTTGGACATCCCCGTGAATTAACGAATATTGGATTAAAACCGAATCAATATAAAATTCTTGATCAAGCAGGTTCCTATCAACTCATTCGAGCTAATATTAGGTTTTAG
- a CDS encoding SRPBCC family protein, with the protein MQHFHYSSLINAPVEVVWEFHTRPDILQLLTPPWQPVEIVRREGGLEVGAISEFRILLGFIPVRWVAVHTECKPFELFTDEQQEGIVESWVHRHQFIAENGKTRLTDNITYSLPGGELAEKILGWWVNSRLEDMFQYRHQVTKKECETG; encoded by the coding sequence ATGCAACACTTTCACTATTCTTCCCTGATTAATGCGCCTGTAGAAGTCGTTTGGGAGTTTCATACCCGACCGGATATATTGCAATTGTTAACTCCTCCTTGGCAACCTGTAGAAATCGTGCGTCGGGAAGGGGGTTTAGAAGTAGGAGCAATTTCGGAATTTAGAATATTATTAGGGTTTATTCCGGTGCGATGGGTAGCGGTTCATACCGAATGTAAACCCTTTGAGTTATTTACCGATGAACAACAAGAAGGAATTGTAGAAAGTTGGGTACATCGACATCAATTTATTGCTGAAAATGGTAAAACTCGCCTCACCGATAACATTACTTATTCTCTACCCGGCGGAGAATTGGCAGAAAAAATATTAGGCTGGTGGGTCAATAGTCGCTTAGAAGATATGTTTCAATATCGTCATCAAGTCACAAAAAAAGAATGTGAGACGGGTTAA
- a CDS encoding HEAT repeat domain-containing protein yields the protein MIDFSEQNPEAVLNLVLTQLEQGDFQQRWEISKILPDLGTIALEPLLNILQDETTDVEMRWFVARILGQFKSELVVEPLINLLKTAKIEATEEELSLQEITAITLANLGTSAIKPLMELLQKEESKRLATVALAQIRHSEIITPLLTVVNDSNPEIRAIAIEALGSFHDPRVIPVLLEALNDPVANVRKEAVIGLGVRIDLLENINLVEKLKPLLWDIRPEVCQQAQLALSRLKTDEAATALFEQVQSPNVPLSLKIDGVRSLGWIETPQSLSFLKEIIFSFHPGFNLNAPSLTPVEITLIQEIIQGIGQIKMIELREQAAQILINLINCHHPAISDLKIKQLIAVGLGKLGLISALEPLIQLLADANPSVRYHCISAFKQIKSEQTYQYLQNLLNQENINPDIKQEILKALSEW from the coding sequence GTGATTGATTTTTCAGAACAAAATCCCGAAGCTGTACTTAATTTAGTTTTAACTCAGTTAGAACAGGGAGATTTTCAACAGCGATGGGAAATCAGTAAAATTTTACCTGATTTAGGAACCATTGCCCTAGAGCCTCTTCTCAATATTTTACAAGATGAAACGACTGATGTAGAAATGCGTTGGTTTGTGGCTCGAATTTTGGGACAGTTTAAATCAGAATTAGTCGTCGAACCTTTAATTAATCTGCTCAAAACTGCTAAAATAGAGGCAACAGAAGAAGAACTATCACTTCAGGAAATAACGGCTATTACGTTAGCCAATTTAGGAACTTCAGCCATTAAACCCCTCATGGAATTATTACAAAAAGAGGAGTCTAAACGATTAGCTACAGTTGCCTTAGCTCAAATTCGCCATTCTGAAATTATTACCCCCTTATTAACGGTTGTTAATGATTCTAATCCTGAGATTCGAGCGATCGCGATTGAAGCGTTAGGAAGTTTTCATGATCCCAGAGTCATTCCAGTTTTATTAGAGGCTTTAAATGATCCGGTTGCTAATGTGAGAAAAGAAGCAGTTATTGGATTAGGGGTAAGAATAGATTTATTAGAAAATATTAATTTAGTCGAGAAACTTAAACCTTTATTATGGGATATTCGACCGGAAGTTTGCCAACAAGCTCAATTAGCTTTATCCCGTTTAAAAACTGATGAAGCAGCAACAGCATTATTTGAACAAGTACAATCTCCTAATGTTCCCCTGTCTTTAAAAATAGATGGGGTTCGTTCATTGGGATGGATTGAAACGCCTCAAAGTTTAAGTTTTTTAAAGGAAATTATTTTTAGCTTCCATCCTGGATTTAATCTGAATGCGCCTAGTCTTACACCTGTAGAAATCACTTTAATTCAAGAAATTATTCAGGGGATAGGGCAGATTAAAATGATAGAATTGCGAGAACAAGCTGCTCAAATTTTGATTAATTTAATTAATTGCCATCATCCCGCTATTTCTGATCTTAAAATCAAACAATTAATTGCAGTAGGATTAGGAAAATTAGGATTAATATCTGCTCTTGAGCCCTTAATCCAACTTTTAGCTGATGCCAATCCCTCAGTTCGGTATCATTGTATTTCAGCTTTTAAGCAAATTAAGTCTGAACAAACTTATCAATATTTACAAAATTTATTAAATCAAGAAAATATTAATCCCGAT